One genomic segment of Macadamia integrifolia cultivar HAES 741 unplaced genomic scaffold, SCU_Mint_v3 scaffold1478, whole genome shotgun sequence includes these proteins:
- the LOC122063850 gene encoding uncharacterized protein LOC122063850 isoform X1, whose translation MSFYDLFESGEDHQTVLFEAQESSDSPDDVHTTDELTILPAGSLPEEKTSLKRLKRGTRPATTPTKSPSLTSKRSRTVVLISNSPPKKYKKVTNLPLHDDAAIFVTSDVLKGKGQVSNQVPVPILPKAPSTPTSKDAFTSLPNLSGMLSRLNLLRSS comes from the exons ATGTCGTTTTATGACTTGTTTGAGAGCGGAGAAGATCACCAAACCGTCTTGTTTGAGGCTCAAGAATCCTCAGACTCCCCTGATGATGTCCATACTACTGACGAACTGACCATACTACCAGCGGGTAGTCTTCCTGAAGAGAAAACTTCCTTGAAAAGGCTTAAGCGAGGTACACGGCCTGCAACCACTCCGACTAAGTCTCCTTCCCTGACATCGAAACGGTCTCGGACAGTAGTGCTTATATCTAACTCTCCGCCcaagaaatataaaaaagtCACCAATCTACCTCTACATGATGATGCTGCTATTTTCGTAACTTCTGATGTACTTAAAGGCAAGGGTCAAGTTTCCAATCAAGTACCTGTTCCCATTCTGCCTAAGGCTCCGTCTACTCCAACTTCTAAAGAc GCCTTCACATCTCTTCCCAACTTAAGTGGCATGCTCTCTCGCCTGAATCTTCTCAGGTCCTCCTGA
- the LOC122063850 gene encoding uncharacterized protein LOC122063850 isoform X2, translating into MSFYDLFESGEDHQTVLFEAQESSDSPDDVHTTDELTILPAGSLPEEKTSLKRLKRGTRPATTPTKSPSLTSKRSRTVVLISNSPPKKYKKVTNLPLHDDAAIFVTSDVLKGKGQVSNQVPVPILPKAPSTPTSKDVLLN; encoded by the exons ATGTCGTTTTATGACTTGTTTGAGAGCGGAGAAGATCACCAAACCGTCTTGTTTGAGGCTCAAGAATCCTCAGACTCCCCTGATGATGTCCATACTACTGACGAACTGACCATACTACCAGCGGGTAGTCTTCCTGAAGAGAAAACTTCCTTGAAAAGGCTTAAGCGAGGTACACGGCCTGCAACCACTCCGACTAAGTCTCCTTCCCTGACATCGAAACGGTCTCGGACAGTAGTGCTTATATCTAACTCTCCGCCcaagaaatataaaaaagtCACCAATCTACCTCTACATGATGATGCTGCTATTTTCGTAACTTCTGATGTACTTAAAGGCAAGGGTCAAGTTTCCAATCAAGTACCTGTTCCCATTCTGCCTAAGGCTCCGTCTACTCCAACTTCTAAAGAc GTCCTCCTGAACTGA